A genomic window from Candidatus Liberibacter americanus str. Sao Paulo includes:
- a CDS encoding cysteine desulfurase family protein, whose translation MQNKRIYLDWNAASPILDISRQSFIEALDLFGNPSSVHMEGQKIRSYIENARGVIADFCGAKYNNIVFTSCATESANLVLTPNFYKGSQEIKIESLYVSDIEHHSIYEGGRFPADKVHKIQVLPEGIVNIKSLSDLLNARDCSLGIPMVAVMFVNNVTGVIQPIKEISDIVKKHDGILVVDAVQAAGKISIDIDELGADFLIISSYKIGGPIGAGALVFRDDILFPKPLLLGGGHEKGHRAGTENFPAIYGFAAAAKEMANNIQERSDGISKIMYYLEENLKKLIPNVIIHGKNVPRVSNTCCFSVPYLKAEVLQVSLDLAGIAISIGSACSSGKVINNHVLSAMGYDMSYGAVRISCGHSTRQEDIEFLLKAINNIVN comes from the coding sequence ATGCAAAATAAAAGAATTTATCTTGATTGGAATGCGGCATCACCTATTTTGGATATATCCAGACAGTCTTTTATTGAGGCTTTAGATTTATTTGGTAATCCTTCATCTGTCCATATGGAAGGTCAGAAAATACGTTCTTATATTGAGAATGCTCGTGGTGTAATAGCAGATTTTTGCGGTGCAAAGTATAATAATATAGTATTTACAAGTTGTGCAACTGAATCTGCTAATTTGGTATTAACCCCTAATTTTTATAAAGGATCTCAGGAAATTAAAATAGAATCTCTATATGTATCTGATATAGAACATCATTCTATATATGAAGGAGGACGATTTCCTGCTGATAAAGTCCATAAGATACAAGTTTTGCCAGAAGGAATAGTTAATATAAAATCTCTATCTGATCTATTAAATGCTAGAGATTGTTCTTTGGGTATTCCAATGGTTGCTGTTATGTTTGTGAATAATGTAACTGGAGTGATTCAACCAATCAAAGAGATTTCAGATATTGTAAAAAAGCATGATGGTATTTTAGTTGTTGATGCAGTACAAGCAGCTGGGAAAATATCTATTGATATAGATGAGCTAGGAGCTGATTTTCTAATTATTTCATCTTACAAGATAGGTGGTCCAATAGGTGCTGGAGCTCTTGTTTTTCGAGATGATATTTTGTTTCCGAAACCATTATTGCTGGGAGGAGGTCATGAAAAAGGTCATCGAGCGGGTACAGAAAATTTTCCTGCAATTTATGGATTTGCTGCTGCTGCTAAGGAAATGGCTAATAATATACAAGAACGTTCTGATGGTATTTCTAAGATCATGTATTATCTAGAAGAAAATTTGAAAAAATTAATTCCAAATGTTATTATACACGGGAAAAATGTACCTCGTGTCTCTAATACCTGTTGTTTTAGTGTGCCTTATTTAAAGGCAGAGGTTTTACAAGTTTCTCTTGATCTAGCAGGTATCGCTATATCTATAGGATCAGCTTGCTCATCGGGAAAAGTTATAAATAATCATGTTTTATCTGCTATGGGATATGATATGTCATATGGTGCTGTACGTATTTCTTGCGGGCATTCAACCCGACAGGAAGATATTGAATTTTTGTTGAAAGCGATTAATAATATAGTAAATTAA
- the glyS gene encoding glycine--tRNA ligase subunit beta, translating to MPDFLLEIYSEEIPARMQCKATKDLGDLIIGYLIESGLMYVGIRRYWTPRRLSIYINGIAKSSPDKNEERLGPRVNSDKRAIDGFLRSTNLQTISECEVKTDSKKGDFYLAKIKKKGRLAEEILEEIVPLAVRKLHWPKSMRWGTMNSSKNYLSWIRPLQSIICILTFENGERKIINANLENIPFGDITYGHRFHSPQPIKVRCLDDYVQGLEKAKVLLDPKRRRDIIINDINQLVLASGLELVEDNDLLEEVVGLVEWVHVLIGSFDEKYLCLPEELIRLTIKTHQKCFVTRNHQGKLSNHFILVANIQAYDGGLAIIQGNSRVIAARLADALHFWRRDQEDLQNIPSLEKSAIKFNLDLSKPLDQRMAKLDTLNVVFHAKIGTQGDRISRIRLLAKDISRFTGADVDLVDRAAVLAKADLCTEIVREFPELQGKIGSEYAALQGEDESVVIAIEEHLKPRGPLENICKDKVSITLALADKIDILVNFWAINEKPSGSKDPYALRRTAIGIIRIILENKVHISLSEFIEDQYLILFLHDRLKLHLRDIGICYDLIEAIFLPDNYNILIIVDLISHLNDFIESDKGKKFLLSAKRIFNIIASEERKGQDILDYIDPKKFSLEPEQELYNILSIVNEDIKDITNKRNYYNIGDILFSLHKPIEVFFEKVLVNIDNQEIRANRLALLKSIQNCIMMLFDFNKIK from the coding sequence ATGCCTGATTTTTTACTTGAAATTTATTCTGAAGAAATTCCTGCACGTATGCAATGCAAGGCTACGAAGGATTTAGGTGACCTGATAATAGGTTATTTAATTGAATCAGGATTAATGTATGTGGGTATACGTAGATATTGGACACCACGTCGTTTATCTATTTATATAAATGGTATAGCAAAATCATCTCCTGATAAAAATGAAGAAAGATTAGGTCCCAGAGTAAATTCAGATAAAAGAGCAATAGATGGTTTTTTACGCTCTACAAATTTACAAACAATTTCTGAATGTGAAGTTAAGACGGATTCTAAAAAAGGTGATTTTTACCTAGCAAAAATCAAAAAAAAAGGTCGTTTAGCAGAAGAAATTCTAGAAGAAATCGTTCCTTTAGCTGTACGTAAATTGCATTGGCCAAAATCGATGCGTTGGGGTACTATGAACTCTTCTAAAAATTATTTATCTTGGATAAGGCCATTACAGTCTATTATTTGTATTCTTACTTTTGAGAATGGTGAAAGAAAAATTATTAATGCTAATTTGGAGAACATACCTTTTGGCGATATTACTTATGGACATCGTTTTCATTCACCTCAGCCAATAAAAGTTAGATGTTTAGATGATTATGTTCAAGGATTAGAAAAAGCAAAAGTACTATTGGATCCTAAACGTCGTCGAGATATAATTATAAATGATATCAATCAATTAGTACTTGCTTCTGGATTAGAACTTGTAGAAGACAATGATCTATTAGAAGAAGTAGTTGGTCTTGTAGAGTGGGTGCATGTTCTGATTGGTTCTTTTGATGAAAAATACCTTTGTCTTCCAGAAGAATTAATTCGATTGACTATTAAAACACATCAGAAATGTTTTGTTACGCGTAATCATCAAGGAAAATTATCTAATCATTTTATACTTGTCGCAAATATTCAGGCGTATGATGGTGGATTGGCTATTATTCAGGGTAATAGTAGGGTTATAGCCGCTCGTCTTGCAGATGCGTTACATTTTTGGCGTCGTGATCAAGAAGATTTGCAGAATATTCCTTCTTTAGAGAAGTCTGCTATTAAATTTAATCTTGACCTTTCTAAGCCTCTTGATCAGCGTATGGCTAAACTTGATACTTTAAATGTAGTTTTTCATGCTAAAATAGGAACACAAGGAGATAGAATATCACGTATTAGATTATTAGCAAAAGACATATCTCGCTTTACAGGTGCAGATGTTGACTTAGTAGATCGTGCAGCAGTATTGGCTAAGGCAGATCTTTGTACGGAGATTGTAAGAGAGTTCCCGGAATTACAAGGGAAAATAGGGTCGGAATATGCTGCTTTACAGGGTGAAGATGAATCTGTAGTTATTGCTATTGAGGAACATCTAAAACCGCGTGGTCCATTAGAAAATATTTGTAAAGATAAGGTCTCAATCACATTGGCATTGGCTGATAAAATAGATATTCTTGTCAATTTCTGGGCTATTAATGAAAAACCTAGCGGATCAAAAGATCCATATGCACTGCGTCGGACAGCTATTGGTATTATCCGTATTATATTAGAAAACAAAGTTCATATTTCACTATCTGAATTTATAGAAGATCAATATCTTATTTTGTTTTTACATGATCGTCTCAAGTTGCACCTGCGTGATATTGGAATTTGTTATGATCTTATAGAAGCGATATTTCTTCCTGATAATTATAATATTTTGATCATAGTTGATTTAATTAGTCATTTAAATGACTTCATAGAAAGTGATAAGGGTAAAAAATTTTTATTATCTGCAAAACGTATTTTTAATATTATTGCATCAGAAGAAAGAAAAGGACAAGATATATTAGATTATATTGATCCTAAGAAGTTTAGTTTAGAGCCTGAGCAAGAGCTTTATAACATTCTATCAATTGTCAATGAAGATATTAAGGATATAACAAATAAAAGAAACTATTATAATATAGGTGATATTCTTTTTTCTCTTCATAAGCCTATTGAAGTTTTTTTTGAAAAAGTGCTTGTAAATATAGACAATCAAGAAATTCGTGCAAATCGTCTTGCACTACTTAAATCTATCCAAAACTGCATAATGATGTTATTTGACTTTAACAAGATAAAATAG
- a CDS encoding lysozyme, with protein MLPPQLIELIKRFEGLRLKAYKCSASVWTIGYGHTGSNVTEGLEITQEQAEEILLKDIQERLDQVLKVSPIIETLDDDKISAIVDFVFNLGIGNYRRSTFRQRVDEENWEEAAKECKKWNKAGGKVLRGLVLRREAEAELLLADAKKKKIL; from the coding sequence ATGCTTCCACCACAATTAATAGAATTAATCAAAAGATTTGAAGGGCTAAGGTTAAAAGCGTATAAGTGCTCTGCTAGCGTATGGACAATTGGTTATGGACATACCGGATCTAATGTTACAGAAGGCTTAGAGATAACACAAGAACAAGCAGAAGAGATCTTGCTTAAAGATATACAAGAACGTTTAGATCAAGTTTTAAAAGTTTCTCCTATTATTGAAACATTAGATGATGATAAAATATCAGCAATTGTAGATTTTGTATTTAATCTTGGTATTGGTAACTACCGTCGTAGTACTTTTAGGCAAAGAGTAGATGAAGAAAATTGGGAAGAAGCAGCTAAAGAATGCAAAAAATGGAATAAAGCTGGCGGAAAAGTATTGAGAGGACTGGTGTTAAGAAGAGAAGCAGAAGCAGAGTTATTATTGGCTGATGCTAAAAAAAAAAAGATTCTGTGA
- the gltX gene encoding glutamate--tRNA ligase, with the protein MTPSSNVRVRVAPSPTGEPHVGTAYTALFNYLLAKITGGKFILRIEDTDSKRSTPESESAVIKSLKWCGLNWDEGPDIGGEYGPYRQSERKHIYKPYVKDLLDKNYAFRCFCSAERLEEMRKLQRKNNMPSKYDGCCLKLSDQTIDGFLKDNKPHVIRLKIPDQGSCKFKDGIYGDMEIPWNSIDMQVLLKSDGMPTYHLANVVDDHLMKITHVARGEEWISSVPKHILIYQYLKLPIPEFIHLPLLRNPDKSKLSKRKNPTSISYYSATGYIPEALINFLGIFFIQTGENDEIMDLKELIERFNLNKLPKSGAVFDGQKLNWLNGRWIRERLSSEQFMNRVSEWINEEDRITRSLKLSQSRITTFSAIPAIMDFMFKSDLNITESSFENNSITPEETLNIIKLSQIELEGIKIWKRENIEIALRNVAQKLEKSLKLIVKPLFIAISGSKYSLPLFDSIEILGRAVVNYRIRNAIKLVSLLVQNNKKEKNEKSIS; encoded by the coding sequence ATGACCCCCTCTTCTAATGTTCGCGTACGTGTTGCTCCTTCTCCAACTGGAGAGCCACATGTTGGAACTGCATATACAGCCCTTTTTAATTATCTTTTAGCAAAAATAACAGGAGGAAAGTTTATTCTTCGCATTGAAGATACAGATAGTAAACGTTCAACCCCTGAATCAGAAAGTGCTGTTATAAAATCTCTTAAGTGGTGCGGTCTAAATTGGGATGAAGGCCCTGATATAGGAGGAGAATATGGACCTTATCGTCAATCAGAAAGAAAACATATTTATAAACCTTATGTGAAAGATCTTTTGGATAAAAATTATGCATTTCGTTGTTTTTGCTCCGCAGAAAGATTAGAAGAAATGCGTAAATTACAACGCAAAAATAATATGCCATCTAAATATGATGGATGTTGTTTAAAACTATCTGATCAGACAATTGATGGTTTTCTTAAGGATAATAAGCCTCATGTTATTCGTCTAAAAATTCCTGATCAAGGATCATGTAAATTTAAAGACGGTATTTACGGCGATATGGAAATTCCATGGAATTCTATTGATATGCAGGTTCTGCTAAAATCAGATGGAATGCCAACATATCACTTAGCAAATGTTGTAGATGATCATTTAATGAAGATTACGCATGTAGCAAGAGGAGAGGAGTGGATTTCCTCTGTTCCAAAACATATATTAATTTATCAATATTTAAAATTACCTATCCCTGAATTTATCCACTTACCTCTTTTGCGTAATCCTGATAAATCCAAGTTATCAAAACGAAAAAATCCAACTTCCATTTCGTATTATTCTGCAACCGGATATATTCCTGAAGCACTCATCAATTTTCTAGGTATTTTCTTTATACAGACTGGTGAAAATGATGAAATTATGGATTTAAAAGAATTAATTGAAAGATTTAACCTTAATAAATTGCCAAAATCAGGAGCTGTATTTGACGGACAAAAACTAAATTGGCTGAACGGACGATGGATAAGAGAGCGTCTTTCTTCTGAACAGTTTATGAATCGCGTATCAGAATGGATAAACGAAGAAGATCGTATTACAAGATCTTTAAAACTTTCACAATCTCGCATCACTACTTTTAGTGCTATTCCTGCAATTATGGATTTTATGTTTAAATCTGATCTTAATATAACAGAATCGTCTTTTGAGAATAATTCAATTACTCCTGAAGAAACATTGAATATTATAAAACTATCTCAAATAGAGTTAGAAGGAATTAAAATATGGAAAAGAGAAAATATTGAGATAGCACTGCGAAATGTTGCTCAAAAATTAGAAAAATCTCTTAAATTAATTGTAAAACCTTTATTTATTGCCATATCCGGTTCTAAGTACTCTTTACCACTTTTTGATAGTATTGAAATTTTAGGGCGTGCGGTTGTTAATTATCGAATAAGAAATGCAATAAAATTAGTTTCTTTGCTCGTTCAAAATAATAAGAAAGAAAAAAATGAAAAGTCAATCTCTTAA
- a CDS encoding alpha/beta hydrolase, translating into MPEVVFNGPDGRLEGRYQPSQNPSAPVALILHPHPRFGGTMNDNIVYQLFYLFHKRGFSSLRFNFRGIGRSEGEFDHGEGELSDAAAALDWVQNLNPESKHCWIAGYSFGAWIGMQLLMRRPEIKGFISISPQPRSYDFSFLAPCPSSGLIINGSCDTVADETKIKELVEKLMNQKGIVITHKVIPDANHFFIDKVDDLINECSNYIDQRISTEWITSAPVKRLE; encoded by the coding sequence ATGCCTGAAGTAGTATTTAATGGACCAGATGGTCGTCTTGAAGGCCGTTACCAGCCTTCTCAAAATCCAAGCGCTCCTGTCGCTTTGATTCTTCATCCTCATCCACGATTTGGTGGAACAATGAACGATAATATTGTTTATCAGCTATTCTACCTATTCCATAAAAGAGGTTTCTCGTCTCTAAGATTTAATTTTAGAGGAATTGGAAGAAGTGAAGGAGAATTTGACCACGGTGAAGGAGAATTATCCGACGCTGCTGCAGCTTTGGACTGGGTTCAAAATCTTAATCCTGAAAGCAAGCACTGTTGGATAGCTGGTTATTCTTTTGGAGCATGGATTGGTATGCAACTTTTGATGCGCCGTCCTGAAATAAAAGGTTTTATATCTATTTCTCCTCAACCTAGATCATATGATTTTTCGTTTTTAGCACCATGCCCTTCATCAGGTCTTATTATAAATGGAAGTTGTGATACAGTTGCAGATGAAACTAAAATCAAAGAATTAGTTGAAAAACTAATGAATCAAAAAGGTATTGTAATAACACACAAAGTTATTCCTGATGCGAATCATTTTTTCATTGATAAAGTAGATGATCTTATAAATGAATGTTCTAATTATATTGATCAACGCATATCTACAGAATGGATTACTTCAGCACCTGTTAAAAGATTGGAATAA
- the lysS gene encoding lysine--tRNA ligase gives MKSQSLNLSLSSNSIEVRSQKLDILRKTLGEVYPAHFHRDLTNIELNEKYCNLQKDEKSFDIVTISGRVYSSRNSGMFMDIHDASGKVQIFTHKDIADEASYKLLPMIDLGDIIGVTGQVRRTKRGELTINSKKITMLTKSLNSIPEKYYGLSDIETRYRKRYLDIISNDDSKLRFQQRSSIISDLRCFMGKNGFMEVETPILQPIYGGATADPFKTHHNILKNDMYLRIAPELYLKRVLISGLTDKVFELNRNFRNEGTSSRHNPEFTMIEAYWAYTDYQDMMKFVEDLFENIVMNIHGKTDILFGEKTISFKTPFECKSMPQLVKEATGIDFINLKSDEEARIAAQNIGIEIEKDALWGEVMMTLFEEKIEKNILNPTHIKDFPKDISPFAKEVPGESRLVERFETYCNGWEICNAFSELNDPIEQRIRMERQVMQSHERGEHTVLDEDFLEAMTYGMPPASGLGLGVDRLIMLITNAASIRDVILFPAQR, from the coding sequence ATGAAAAGTCAATCTCTTAATCTATCTTTATCCTCAAATTCTATAGAAGTTAGATCTCAAAAGTTAGACATTCTCCGTAAAACATTAGGAGAAGTTTATCCTGCTCATTTCCATCGTGATTTAACTAATATTGAGTTAAATGAAAAATATTGTAATCTTCAAAAAGATGAAAAATCATTTGATATCGTTACTATATCAGGACGTGTTTATTCTTCTAGGAACTCTGGTATGTTCATGGATATTCACGATGCAAGCGGTAAAGTACAAATTTTTACGCATAAAGATATAGCAGATGAAGCTTCTTATAAATTATTACCTATGATTGATTTAGGTGATATCATAGGAGTTACAGGACAAGTACGTCGAACTAAACGTGGTGAACTGACAATAAATTCAAAAAAAATAACGATGCTTACCAAATCACTAAATTCAATTCCAGAAAAATATTATGGACTTTCTGATATAGAAACAAGATATCGTAAAAGATATCTAGATATTATCAGCAACGATGATTCTAAGTTACGTTTTCAACAGAGAAGTAGTATAATTTCTGATTTACGTTGCTTCATGGGTAAAAATGGATTTATGGAAGTTGAGACACCTATATTGCAACCTATATATGGAGGAGCGACTGCTGATCCATTCAAAACACACCATAATATCCTCAAAAATGATATGTATCTTCGTATTGCTCCAGAACTTTATCTTAAACGAGTTCTGATATCTGGTTTGACTGATAAAGTATTTGAATTGAATCGCAATTTTCGTAATGAAGGCACGTCTTCTAGACATAATCCAGAATTTACTATGATAGAAGCATATTGGGCTTATACAGATTATCAAGACATGATGAAATTTGTTGAAGATTTATTTGAAAATATTGTGATGAATATTCATGGAAAAACTGATATACTATTTGGAGAAAAAACAATATCTTTCAAAACACCTTTTGAATGTAAATCAATGCCTCAATTAGTAAAAGAAGCAACTGGTATTGATTTTATTAATTTAAAAAGTGATGAAGAAGCAAGAATCGCAGCACAAAATATTGGAATTGAAATCGAAAAAGATGCCCTATGGGGTGAAGTCATGATGACTTTATTTGAAGAAAAAATTGAAAAAAACATTTTAAATCCAACTCATATAAAGGATTTTCCTAAGGATATTTCTCCTTTTGCAAAAGAAGTACCTGGCGAAAGTCGACTTGTGGAACGATTTGAGACATATTGTAATGGATGGGAAATATGTAACGCTTTTTCAGAACTAAATGATCCTATAGAACAACGTATACGTATGGAACGACAAGTAATGCAATCACATGAACGTGGTGAGCACACGGTTCTTGATGAAGATTTTTTAGAGGCTATGACATATGGGATGCCACCAGCAAGTGGACTTGGATTAGGAGTTGATCGTTTAATCATGCTTATAACAAATGCTGCCTCTATAAGAGATGTCATTCTCTTTCCAGCACAAAGATAA